A genome region from Anopheles stephensi strain Indian chromosome 2, UCI_ANSTEP_V1.0, whole genome shotgun sequence includes the following:
- the LOC118507801 gene encoding uncharacterized protein LOC118507801 — MSGYDILCTQSEVKIRYIREFTKRQRCASQTNSLITIVVVFVFVFVVVVVIIMIIIIIIMIITIVVIAAAVAVLSNGNNINSSSNSRSSQRLRTSFLPGEPFLPPDDYRWFRFATQLNGSGAYSF; from the exons ATGAGTGGGTATGACATTTTGTGTACGCAAAGCGAGGTGAAAATACGCTACATACGCGAGTTCACGAAACGACAGCGCTGCGCCTCGCAAACAAACAGCTTGATCacgatcgtcgtcgtcttcgtcttcgtcttcgtcgtcgtcgtcgtcatcatcatgatcatcatcatcatcatcatgatcatcaccATAGTCGTCATTGCCGCTGCCGTCGCCGTTTTGAgcaacggcaacaacatcaacagcagcagcaacagcagaagcaGTCAACGTTTGAGGACTTCATTTCTTCCCGGAGAACCATTTCTTCCGCCAGACGATTATCGGTGGTTCCGTTTTG CCACGCAACTAAATGGATCAGGCGCGTACAGCTTTTGA